The following coding sequences are from one Lysinibacillus sp. FSL W8-0992 window:
- a CDS encoding VWA domain-containing protein, protein MKYAKKALLLLACFVLAFMTLTPSVTLAATTIQDVPTSNSKYKAISWAVDNDLLSLNSANNFLPNEQVTERELVTMFAKLDKNYALSYNENVAYNFYSDFYLPFDGTHVMANRSKSITRGHFARIYAAFQGLDLDEPQAVQYLYTNDISTGNTGKKTFADFNPSTKLSRGDAAEFLYRIVQNNSFAVQGLKRSAAGRDNDKITLPAGFMGSNSGEFEEPKDNENDFTGPDYVNNALQSIEVEKPDLIANGEDMTPITVSLKACNGDPIADDKSYTFRVTSSNGADIVNAAGEAVRNVQSDGATVTAFVKAKKLTKSVRDTITFELINNTDPSMKCLVGEKINAHVRYLPQPELRIDFKVYDPTNTDDNGSVTPPYVQYEKPPEFFTENLIDVYGPVPLKPDADEKKFSIGQQTNVTNALGQVENIYLQYGGSDPKYPALGYENAILQFENYNISVYLFEKILNDRLKDSVTTPAKTEIMYMISEDGRPIYRIQGIDDNIASQVENINPVGAIIQLMSPKYMPEEKNLTLEHYDSVMKIYAILTSLSNYERTVLLKYQGGKLLGQVEAYKKRVEALKESADAAARPNGKDRYTQVMVTLVSPGGEIITDYQGTVKIKFDGVEKTASFVTNTSDYLNNTGGPGTAVAYFDSIIYGKSKIEATLVNKIDPRYATILKSLTDKTITKEIFTNPYFSKNACTLATEVAYVVDYSSSMKRIDQTNYRGKKMVELINQIQAKNNIVIETNTSANVLGEGSTENVLKKDLYRTSTDKGATDIFAGIELALTKFSNDTKTSKSIVVVSDGKTSKSKMTKVINDAKKKGIKIYTVSMGKKNQINEATLTQIASETGGIYYHAIDNLQFHQVAQKIIDSILCKTSPSSCINPEDIFEEAEVTLRKGYITMNARIDGNCSNVANVIVRYSSVSGDVQFELKKRSDSVFMLTKNVQTMYDFKVNGDIEFLAYDKDGNVISQQTVKITN, encoded by the coding sequence ATGAAGTATGCGAAAAAGGCATTGCTATTACTAGCCTGTTTTGTACTAGCTTTTATGACTTTAACACCATCAGTCACACTGGCTGCTACAACAATTCAAGATGTACCAACATCTAATAGTAAATACAAAGCCATCTCATGGGCTGTCGATAATGATTTACTATCGTTAAATAGTGCGAATAACTTTTTACCAAACGAACAAGTAACTGAGCGAGAGCTAGTAACAATGTTTGCTAAGCTTGATAAAAACTATGCGTTATCTTATAACGAAAACGTTGCTTATAATTTTTATAGTGATTTTTATTTACCATTTGATGGAACGCATGTCATGGCGAATCGTTCAAAATCTATAACTCGAGGTCATTTTGCACGTATTTATGCTGCATTTCAAGGTTTAGATTTGGATGAGCCACAAGCTGTACAATATTTATATACAAACGATATTTCAACTGGTAATACTGGCAAAAAAACATTTGCTGATTTCAATCCCTCTACGAAACTATCTCGTGGCGATGCAGCTGAGTTCTTATATCGTATTGTGCAAAACAATTCCTTTGCTGTACAAGGATTGAAACGATCTGCAGCAGGACGTGATAATGATAAAATTACTTTGCCAGCAGGTTTTATGGGCTCTAATAGTGGTGAGTTTGAAGAACCAAAGGATAATGAAAATGATTTTACTGGTCCCGACTATGTTAATAATGCATTACAAAGTATTGAAGTTGAAAAACCAGATTTAATTGCGAATGGTGAGGATATGACGCCAATTACTGTATCTTTAAAAGCATGTAATGGTGACCCAATTGCCGATGATAAGTCATATACGTTCCGTGTAACTTCTTCAAATGGAGCGGATATTGTAAATGCAGCTGGAGAAGCTGTTCGTAATGTACAATCTGACGGCGCAACAGTAACAGCATTTGTTAAAGCGAAAAAGCTAACGAAATCAGTGCGTGATACGATTACTTTTGAGCTTATTAACAACACAGATCCTAGCATGAAATGTCTTGTTGGAGAAAAAATAAATGCACACGTTCGTTACTTACCACAGCCAGAATTACGCATTGATTTTAAAGTGTATGACCCAACGAACACAGATGATAACGGAAGTGTAACACCACCATATGTACAATATGAAAAGCCACCTGAGTTTTTCACAGAAAATTTGATTGATGTATATGGTCCTGTACCGTTAAAACCGGATGCAGATGAAAAGAAATTCAGCATTGGGCAACAAACAAATGTTACAAATGCTCTTGGTCAAGTAGAAAATATCTACTTACAATATGGTGGTTCAGATCCGAAGTATCCAGCACTTGGATATGAGAATGCCATTTTACAATTTGAAAACTACAATATTTCGGTATATTTATTTGAAAAAATACTGAATGATCGACTAAAAGACTCAGTGACGACGCCAGCTAAGACTGAGATTATGTACATGATTTCTGAAGATGGTCGTCCGATTTATCGCATCCAAGGAATCGATGATAATATTGCGTCACAAGTTGAAAACATCAATCCGGTTGGGGCAATCATTCAATTAATGAGTCCAAAATACATGCCGGAAGAAAAGAATTTGACATTAGAGCATTATGATAGTGTTATGAAAATTTATGCGATTTTAACAAGCCTAAGTAATTATGAGCGTACAGTATTATTGAAATACCAAGGTGGTAAATTACTAGGACAAGTAGAAGCATATAAGAAACGTGTAGAGGCGTTAAAAGAAAGTGCTGACGCTGCAGCAAGGCCAAATGGTAAAGATAGATATACACAAGTAATGGTGACGTTAGTGAGTCCAGGTGGAGAAATTATTACCGACTATCAAGGAACTGTAAAAATCAAATTTGATGGTGTTGAGAAAACAGCTTCCTTCGTCACGAATACTTCGGATTATTTGAATAATACAGGTGGTCCAGGAACTGCGGTCGCTTATTTTGACTCAATCATTTATGGAAAGTCTAAAATAGAAGCAACGCTCGTTAATAAAATTGATCCACGTTATGCAACAATATTGAAGTCTCTTACGGATAAAACGATTACGAAAGAAATTTTCACAAATCCTTACTTTAGTAAAAATGCATGTACATTAGCAACTGAAGTCGCATATGTAGTTGATTACTCATCTTCTATGAAACGTATTGACCAAACGAATTATCGCGGTAAAAAAATGGTGGAACTGATTAATCAAATACAAGCTAAAAACAATATTGTGATTGAAACGAATACAAGTGCAAACGTATTGGGTGAGGGCAGCACCGAAAATGTCTTAAAGAAAGATTTATATCGTACATCGACGGATAAAGGTGCTACAGATATCTTTGCGGGTATAGAGTTGGCTCTTACTAAATTCTCGAACGATACAAAAACTTCTAAATCCATTGTTGTTGTGTCTGATGGTAAAACAAGCAAATCAAAAATGACAAAAGTAATCAATGATGCGAAAAAGAAAGGCATTAAAATTTACACTGTAAGTATGGGCAAGAAAAATCAAATTAATGAGGCAACCCTTACTCAAATAGCTTCTGAAACTGGTGGTATTTACTATCATGCTATTGATAATTTACAATTCCATCAGGTTGCTCAAAAAATAATTGATTCGATTTTATGTAAAACGTCGCCTTCAAGTTGTATTAATCCTGAGGATATCTTTGAAGAAGCGGAAGTAACATTACGAAAAGGTTATATTACAATGAATGCAAGAATTGATGGAAATTGTTCAAATGTTGCAAATGTCATTGTTCGTTATTCTTCTGTTAGCGGGGATGTTCAATTTGAACTTAAAAAGCGTAGTGATAGTGTGTTTATGTTGACTAAAAATGTACAAACTATGTATGACTTTAAAGTTAATGGCGACATCGAGTTTCTAGCATATGATAAAGACGGAAATGTAATTTCGCAGCAAACAGTGAAAATTACAAATTAA
- the hemC gene encoding hydroxymethylbilane synthase encodes MRKIIVGSRRSKLALTQTNWFINELKAAGAPFEFEVKEIVTKGDQILDVQLSKVGGKGLFVKEIEQALFDKEIDFAVHSMKDMPAVLPEGLVIGCIPPREDARDAFISKGHVKFADLPAGAVVGTSSLRRSAQLLTMRPDIEIKWIRGNVDTRLAKLETEEYDAIILAAAGLKRLGWSDDVVTEFLSVENCLPAVAQGSLGIECRKDDAELLAELAKLTDNATWQEAHAERAFLAAMDGGCQVPIAGYAKLNGEEITLTGLVAAPDASVIYKETVNGIDAETIGKELAEMLTKQGAYDLIQRVKAEQDAK; translated from the coding sequence TTGAGAAAAATTATTGTAGGTTCTAGGAGAAGTAAATTAGCATTAACGCAAACAAATTGGTTCATCAATGAGCTAAAGGCAGCAGGTGCGCCGTTTGAATTTGAAGTAAAAGAAATTGTGACAAAAGGCGATCAAATTTTAGACGTCCAACTTTCTAAAGTTGGCGGTAAAGGGCTTTTTGTAAAAGAAATTGAACAGGCACTTTTTGATAAGGAAATTGACTTTGCTGTTCATTCTATGAAAGATATGCCTGCGGTACTACCTGAAGGTTTAGTCATTGGTTGTATCCCACCACGTGAAGATGCGCGTGATGCATTTATTTCTAAAGGTCATGTGAAGTTTGCAGATCTTCCTGCAGGAGCGGTAGTTGGGACAAGTTCTCTTCGACGTAGCGCTCAACTCTTAACGATGCGTCCAGATATTGAAATAAAATGGATTCGTGGGAATGTAGATACACGTTTAGCAAAACTTGAAACAGAAGAATATGATGCGATTATTTTAGCTGCTGCAGGGTTAAAACGACTTGGCTGGAGCGATGATGTCGTAACCGAATTTTTATCAGTTGAAAATTGTCTGCCAGCAGTAGCGCAAGGTTCTTTAGGTATTGAATGCCGTAAAGATGACGCTGAATTATTAGCTGAACTAGCAAAATTAACTGATAATGCTACATGGCAAGAGGCACATGCAGAACGTGCTTTCTTAGCAGCTATGGATGGCGGTTGCCAAGTGCCTATCGCAGGGTATGCAAAGCTTAATGGGGAAGAAATTACACTTACAGGTTTAGTTGCTGCACCAGATGCATCTGTAATTTATAAAGAGACTGTAAATGGTATTGATGCCGAAACAATTGGCAAAGAACTTGCTGAGATGTTAACGAAGCAAGGTGCCTATGATTTAATTCAACGTGTGAAGGCAGAGCAAGATGCAAAATAG
- the hemB gene encoding porphobilinogen synthase yields the protein MTNLQFQRHRRLRANATIRSMVKETYLHKEDLIYPIFVIEGENIKNEVQSMPGVFQFSLDNLGAEVDEVVALGIPSVILFGLPAEKDAVGTGAFHDHGIVQEATRLIKERHPNLLVIADTCLCEFTDHGHCGLIEGDQILNDASLDVLARTAVSQAQAGADIIAPSNMMDGFVAAIRTGLDEAGFENVPIMSYAVKYASSYYGPFRDAADGAPQFGDRKSYQMDPSNRMEAFREAESDIEEGADFLIVKPALSYLDIIRDMKNNYTLPIVAYNVSGEYAMIKAAAINGWIEEKKVVLETLLGMKRAGSDLIITYHAKDVARWLEEK from the coding sequence ATGACAAATTTACAATTTCAAAGACATCGTCGTTTACGCGCAAATGCAACGATTCGATCTATGGTAAAAGAAACTTATTTACACAAAGAGGACTTAATTTATCCGATTTTCGTTATTGAAGGCGAAAATATTAAAAATGAAGTTCAGTCTATGCCAGGTGTTTTTCAATTTTCATTAGATAACCTAGGTGCTGAAGTTGATGAAGTTGTTGCTTTAGGTATACCTTCTGTTATTTTATTCGGTTTACCAGCGGAAAAAGATGCGGTTGGTACGGGTGCTTTCCATGATCATGGCATTGTACAAGAAGCTACGCGCCTTATTAAAGAACGTCATCCAAATCTTTTAGTTATTGCAGATACATGCCTTTGTGAATTTACAGACCATGGTCATTGTGGCTTAATCGAGGGCGACCAGATTTTAAATGACGCTTCTCTTGATGTTTTAGCACGCACTGCTGTATCACAAGCACAAGCAGGGGCAGATATTATTGCGCCATCGAATATGATGGATGGCTTTGTTGCTGCAATACGTACTGGTCTTGACGAAGCTGGATTTGAAAATGTACCGATTATGTCATATGCCGTAAAATATGCATCAAGCTACTATGGTCCTTTCCGTGATGCGGCTGATGGAGCACCACAATTTGGGGATCGTAAATCGTACCAGATGGATCCATCAAATCGTATGGAAGCTTTCCGTGAGGCAGAATCTGATATCGAAGAAGGTGCAGATTTCTTAATCGTTAAACCAGCTCTTAGCTATTTAGATATTATTCGAGATATGAAAAATAACTATACATTACCGATTGTTGCCTATAACGTATCTGGTGAATATGCAATGATTAAAGCTGCAGCTATTAATGGCTGGATTGAAGAGAAAAAAGTCGTGCTTGAAACATTGCTAGGTATGAAGCGAGCAGGCTCTGATTTAATTATCACATATCATGCTAAAGATGTAGCACGTTGGTTGGAGGAGAAATAA
- the hemA gene encoding glutamyl-tRNA reductase — MHTIVVGLNYKSAPVEIREKLSFIESELPQAMEALQKQKSILENVIVSTCNRTEIYAVVDQLHTGRHYVKQFLADWFNLPVETFSSYLTIREEDEALEHLFKVTAGIDSMVLGETQILGQVKKSFLNGQEIGTTGTVYNQLFKQAVTFAKRAHSETAIGENAVSVSYAAVELAKKIFGSLQRKHVAILGAGKMGELAIENLYGNGVGKVTVINRTFEKAETLAAKFQGEAKSMRELQCSLLEADILITSTGATDFVIDYELMQLVERLRKGKPLFMVDIAVPRDIDPRVGDLPNVFLYDIDDLQGIVEANLAERERAAAEITQMIGKEVVQFKDWFATLGVVPVISALRKKANQIQEETMISIENKMPELTDRERKILSKHTKSIINQLLKEPILQAKEMANSSKANEQLRLFQQIFGIEDAVEVEVDMMSKQELERKERLQSSQTPTEPKYSF; from the coding sequence ATGCATACCATCGTAGTAGGCTTGAATTATAAATCAGCGCCAGTTGAAATTCGTGAAAAGCTATCTTTCATAGAGAGCGAGCTACCACAAGCAATGGAAGCGCTGCAAAAACAAAAAAGTATATTGGAAAACGTCATAGTTTCGACGTGTAATCGGACAGAAATATATGCAGTAGTTGATCAATTGCATACTGGCCGACACTATGTAAAGCAATTTTTAGCAGATTGGTTTAACTTGCCTGTGGAGACTTTTTCTTCTTATTTAACAATCCGAGAAGAAGATGAGGCATTAGAGCATTTGTTTAAAGTAACAGCTGGAATTGATTCAATGGTACTTGGTGAAACTCAAATTTTAGGACAAGTGAAGAAAAGCTTCTTAAATGGACAAGAGATTGGGACGACAGGTACGGTCTACAATCAGTTATTTAAACAAGCAGTCACATTTGCGAAGCGAGCACATAGCGAAACAGCTATCGGAGAGAATGCGGTATCTGTTTCATATGCAGCAGTAGAATTAGCAAAGAAAATTTTTGGATCTTTACAGCGCAAGCATGTTGCTATTTTAGGTGCAGGTAAAATGGGCGAACTTGCCATTGAAAATTTATATGGCAATGGCGTAGGAAAAGTAACGGTTATTAACCGTACGTTTGAAAAAGCAGAGACTTTAGCTGCTAAATTCCAAGGCGAAGCAAAATCAATGAGGGAATTACAATGCTCGTTACTTGAGGCCGACATTTTAATTACGTCTACAGGTGCAACAGATTTTGTTATTGATTATGAATTAATGCAACTTGTCGAACGCTTACGTAAAGGTAAACCATTATTTATGGTAGATATTGCGGTACCACGTGATATTGATCCACGTGTTGGAGACTTACCAAACGTTTTCTTATATGATATCGATGATTTACAAGGTATTGTAGAAGCAAACTTAGCAGAGCGTGAACGTGCAGCAGCAGAAATTACACAAATGATTGGTAAAGAAGTTGTACAATTTAAAGATTGGTTTGCTACGCTAGGTGTCGTGCCAGTTATCTCGGCTTTACGTAAAAAAGCAAATCAAATTCAAGAAGAAACAATGATCAGTATTGAAAATAAAATGCCAGAGTTAACGGATCGTGAACGTAAGATATTAAGCAAGCATACAAAATCAATTATTAATCAATTATTAAAAGAGCCTATCTTACAAGCTAAAGAAATGGCAAATTCATCAAAAGCAAATGAACAGTTACGTTTATTCCAACAAATTTTTGGCATTGAAGATGCTGTGGAAGTAGAAGTAGATATGATGAGCAAGCAAGAGCTTGAGCGTAAAGAACGTTTACAGTCATCGCAAACACCTACCGAACCAAAGTATTCTTTCTAG
- the yihA gene encoding ribosome biogenesis GTP-binding protein YihA/YsxC translates to MKVHNVEMVISAVRPDQYPEDGLPEFALAGRSNVGKSSFINRMIGRKALARISSKPGKTQTLNFYKIEEQLFFVDVPGYGYAKVSKTEREAWGKMIERYITGREELKAVVQIVDLRHPPTADDRMMYDFLKHYNIPCIVIATKADKIPKGKWDKHKKVVKETLDMDKNDPLIVFSSEKGIGFEEAWRTIENKM, encoded by the coding sequence ATGAAAGTCCATAATGTCGAAATGGTCATAAGTGCAGTAAGACCGGACCAATACCCAGAAGATGGACTGCCAGAGTTTGCATTAGCAGGTCGCTCAAACGTTGGGAAGTCATCATTTATTAACCGTATGATTGGGCGTAAGGCGTTAGCGCGTATTTCTTCTAAACCTGGGAAGACACAAACGCTAAATTTTTACAAAATTGAAGAACAGCTGTTTTTCGTCGATGTTCCGGGATATGGTTATGCCAAAGTCTCAAAAACAGAACGTGAAGCATGGGGGAAAATGATTGAACGGTACATCACTGGCCGTGAAGAATTAAAAGCGGTAGTTCAAATTGTTGATTTACGTCATCCTCCAACTGCTGATGATCGAATGATGTATGACTTTTTAAAACATTACAATATCCCTTGTATTGTCATTGCAACGAAGGCAGATAAAATTCCAAAAGGTAAATGGGATAAGCACAAAAAAGTTGTCAAGGAAACACTAGATATGGATAAAAATGATCCGCTTATTGTGTTCTCTTCTGAAAAGGGTATCGGTTTTGAAGAAGCTTGGCGCACAATTGAAAATAAAATGTAA
- a CDS encoding YjfB family protein produces MDIAALSIAMHQSNLMQNVSLAVTKQAMEMQQQNSEQLVEMLDAPHPTAGHTIDIQV; encoded by the coding sequence ATGGATATCGCAGCTTTATCAATCGCAATGCATCAATCTAATCTAATGCAAAATGTATCATTAGCTGTTACAAAGCAAGCAATGGAAATGCAACAGCAAAATAGTGAACAGCTAGTTGAGATGCTAGATGCTCCACATCCAACGGCTGGACATACAATTGACATCCAAGTATGA
- a CDS encoding S-layer homology domain-containing protein, producing MRNHLYKVMLAILMVFVLGTSILVDASAASVETTGAVKNEYTYEEAVFITGTPIIFKGTSKDIKITQKETKGKLTETYNLKLTASNGATLTRNIAYESDVVNYDTIGQKTSNGVVKKYSEKIVDGKITYNLADYQFSQGTVTDNRAASDYFSGNVISRKTYTYQTGSGKNAKTNTVTIDIDSRHAGYENFWGATETQITESIYTYSDGTTSHVKNRLSTSKSRVLNYEENPGSLASFDGGYAVVSEKDVISEYTYDLASGKKGKVDLDTEFTPTIERLIIPKFRDLSNHYAKSAIEKLYSLGIYSDTSNFFSPNTPMKRIDFTIAIGKAVDLRVMEEKNTKKTSTSVFKDVKRTVKDYPYIESAVNKGIIKGVTPDYFKPDNAITRAQAAAIFVRALGLENKAPEPGYVTEFKDDAQIPDYSRDGIYIVNELGLMTGDPVTGRFNPNQPLTRAQASVVLERFLNYLENDLKQNYRDDILFFN from the coding sequence ATGCGAAACCATTTATATAAAGTAATGTTAGCCATTCTAATGGTGTTCGTTTTGGGGACAAGTATTCTAGTAGATGCCTCCGCTGCATCGGTGGAAACAACAGGTGCTGTAAAAAATGAATATACATATGAAGAAGCAGTGTTCATTACTGGAACACCAATTATTTTTAAAGGTACGAGTAAAGATATTAAAATTACACAAAAAGAAACAAAAGGTAAATTAACAGAAACATATAATTTAAAACTAACAGCAAGTAATGGGGCGACATTAACAAGAAATATTGCCTATGAATCTGATGTTGTTAATTATGATACAATTGGGCAAAAAACTTCCAATGGGGTTGTCAAAAAATACTCTGAAAAAATTGTTGATGGAAAAATTACGTATAATTTAGCAGACTACCAATTTTCACAAGGTACAGTAACGGATAACCGTGCAGCTTCTGATTATTTTTCAGGCAATGTTATTTCAAGAAAAACATATACCTATCAAACAGGCTCAGGAAAAAATGCAAAAACAAATACGGTAACGATAGATATTGATAGTCGTCATGCAGGCTACGAAAATTTCTGGGGTGCAACTGAAACGCAAATTACAGAATCTATTTATACGTACAGTGATGGTACAACTAGCCATGTGAAAAACCGTTTATCAACAAGTAAATCACGTGTCCTCAATTATGAGGAAAATCCAGGTAGTTTAGCTAGCTTCGATGGGGGCTATGCGGTCGTTAGTGAAAAAGACGTAATTTCAGAATATACGTATGACTTAGCTTCTGGCAAAAAAGGTAAAGTTGATTTGGATACTGAATTTACGCCAACAATTGAACGTCTTATAATTCCGAAGTTCCGAGATTTATCTAATCATTATGCTAAAAGTGCTATCGAGAAATTATATTCTTTAGGAATCTATTCAGATACAAGTAATTTCTTTTCACCAAACACACCGATGAAGCGAATTGATTTTACAATAGCGATTGGGAAAGCAGTCGATCTCCGTGTAATGGAAGAAAAGAATACGAAAAAAACATCCACAAGTGTCTTTAAGGATGTTAAGCGTACTGTTAAAGATTATCCATATATTGAATCAGCAGTAAATAAAGGCATTATTAAAGGTGTGACACCAGATTACTTTAAACCTGATAATGCGATTACACGTGCGCAAGCAGCTGCAATATTTGTACGTGCATTAGGGCTTGAAAATAAAGCACCAGAACCTGGCTATGTTACGGAATTTAAAGATGATGCACAAATTCCAGACTATTCAAGAGACGGAATTTATATCGTCAATGAGCTTGGTCTAATGACAGGCGACCCAGTAACTGGGCGTTTTAATCCAAACCAGCCGTTAACGCGTGCTCAAGCATCTGTAGTGCTGGAACGATTCTTAAACTATTTAGAAAATGATTTAAAACAAAACTATCGAGATGATATTTTATTCTTTAACTAA
- a CDS encoding uroporphyrinogen-III synthase, which translates to MQNSLPLQGKTIVLTGTSKTATVVEDISSLGGQAVFAPLIETCEIIDINDGVHLECARQFNWLIFTSQNAVDAFAKKMDRSHLRASHFQGKIASIGTKTTEALEKLGFQVSFMPSVFSADVFVKEFPIIAGDNPTCLFIRGEKAKKTLKEGLPFKLKEWTVYETIERHDQKQVIIDCIQEYADVTVIFASPSAVDVYALDVASIVGWETVRVAAIGHITEAAILNHGAAVDIKPSVYTMQAVIEELTKVEERK; encoded by the coding sequence ATGCAAAATAGTTTACCTTTACAGGGTAAAACAATCGTTTTAACAGGAACATCTAAAACAGCAACAGTTGTAGAAGATATTTCCTCTTTAGGTGGTCAGGCAGTTTTTGCCCCATTGATAGAAACTTGCGAAATTATCGACATAAATGATGGCGTGCATTTAGAATGTGCGCGTCAATTTAACTGGCTAATCTTTACGAGTCAAAATGCGGTAGATGCTTTTGCTAAGAAGATGGATCGCAGTCATTTACGTGCAAGTCATTTTCAAGGGAAAATTGCATCTATTGGAACTAAAACTACTGAGGCATTAGAGAAGTTAGGATTTCAAGTTAGCTTCATGCCATCAGTATTTAGTGCTGATGTATTTGTTAAAGAGTTTCCAATTATTGCAGGGGACAATCCAACATGTTTATTTATTCGTGGAGAAAAAGCGAAAAAAACGTTAAAGGAAGGTTTGCCCTTTAAACTTAAAGAATGGACCGTTTATGAAACGATTGAGCGCCACGACCAAAAACAAGTAATTATTGATTGCATTCAGGAGTATGCAGACGTCACAGTAATATTTGCAAGTCCTTCAGCTGTAGATGTATATGCATTGGATGTAGCATCAATCGTTGGTTGGGAAACGGTACGTGTGGCAGCAATCGGTCATATTACAGAAGCAGCTATTTTAAACCACGGTGCTGCTGTAGACATTAAGCCGAGTGTTTATACAATGCAAGCAGTCATCGAGGAATTAACGAAAGTAGAGGAAAGAAAATGA
- the ccsA gene encoding cytochrome c biogenesis protein CcsA produces MADLTMTRLYEVMIVLYAISLVFYFTDYFYKQVQTRRIAFWLVSFVWVIQSAIIILTFVETKRFPILSLYEGILFYSWLLVSLSIILHCIARVDLPVFIINILGFVFASIFTFMPKRPTGAVGETLISEMLFIHISFAILSYAAFTLTFVFAILYLILYRLLKKKKWSQLWTRLPSLQQTSNWMNISFFIGIPMLFISLILGFEWALLRLESLSIFDAKIIGSFIILVLYCCILYVNRKSKLTGTNYAWVHIYAYLLVVVNFFLGSSLSRFHLWY; encoded by the coding sequence TTGGCTGATTTGACAATGACAAGGCTCTATGAAGTAATGATCGTCTTGTACGCGATCAGTCTAGTGTTTTACTTTACTGATTACTTTTATAAGCAAGTACAAACAAGGCGAATTGCTTTTTGGCTTGTTTCATTTGTATGGGTAATTCAAAGTGCCATAATTATTTTAACTTTTGTAGAAACAAAACGATTCCCGATTTTATCCTTGTATGAGGGGATTCTTTTCTATTCCTGGTTACTTGTATCACTGTCGATTATTCTCCATTGTATAGCGAGAGTCGATTTACCAGTATTTATTATCAATATATTAGGATTTGTATTTGCTAGTATATTCACATTTATGCCGAAAAGACCGACGGGTGCAGTAGGAGAGACTTTAATTTCCGAAATGCTCTTTATCCATATTTCATTTGCAATCTTATCGTATGCTGCTTTTACGTTAACTTTTGTGTTTGCGATATTGTATTTAATCTTATATCGTTTATTAAAAAAGAAAAAGTGGTCTCAACTATGGACACGTTTGCCGTCACTACAGCAAACGAGCAATTGGATGAACATATCATTTTTTATTGGTATTCCAATGCTATTCATAAGTTTAATTTTAGGGTTTGAATGGGCATTATTAAGATTAGAGAGTTTATCTATCTTTGATGCGAAGATAATAGGGTCCTTTATCATTTTAGTATTATATTGCTGTATTTTATATGTGAATCGTAAAAGTAAGCTGACTGGTACTAATTATGCGTGGGTACATATCTATGCATATTTATTAGTTGTTGTAAACTTCTTTTTAGGGAGTAGCTTATCTCGATTCCATTTATGGTATTAG